A window of the Pararge aegeria chromosome 2, ilParAegt1.1, whole genome shotgun sequence genome harbors these coding sequences:
- the LOC120635078 gene encoding inaD-like protein has product MGAPAWGSRGGGDRPRLLRMTPLRHSFAAPATPPAPPPRAHDYASDADTNKKEESWNANLSQRWRKLRRRCSRLRPGSGNGNREPSPVRCSPSPPRPTSQCSPAPPSKLSFRHRGKVYTTASLRVTSGAPDLLRALGKLGGGLRRRALSAHDVLAPPQQQPSTFYVPSPSTVRTPPSPSPPRQSATIRRRCSSPNVYRAKEVPRDRTPLINQDDESRDVVDYSYGIERKKNGKEIRCRPYSENVEMETMYRNGYNRLSSEAAERLWEEPYRLPRVQVRQEPIQQLRNCVAELRVSSTPRSARPPPAPPTSTQKTNKRPPAPEPRDSHTFEVRFTKSAGGKGLGFSIVGGKDSPRGDMGIFVKTIFNNGQAAESGLLREGDEIMSVNGRGTAGLTHSEAIRLFKDVRAGPVLLRVARRAPAR; this is encoded by the exons ATGGGAGCCCCGGCGTGGGGATCCCGCGGCGGCGGCGACCGGCCTCGGTTGTTGCGGATGACGCCGCTGAGACACAGTTTCGCGGCGCCCGCCACTCCACCCGCGCCACCGCCTCGAGCGCACGACTATGCTTCTGATGCTGATACCAATAAAAAAG AAGAAAGCTGGAACGCGAACTTGTCTCAAAGATGGAGAAAGTTACGACGTCGATGTTCTCGGTTGCGACCTGGATCTGGTAACGGCAATCGTGAGCCAAGCCCGGTGCGATGTTCGCCGTCGCCTCCGAGGCCAACTTCACAGTGTTCGCCTGCGCCACCTTCCAAGCTCTCTTTCAGACACAGAGGCAAAGTGTATACCACTGCTTCTTTAAGAGTAACAAGCGGGGCACCAGATTTACTCCGGGCACTTGGGAAACTAGGCGGTGGACTGCGAAGACGAGCTTTATCGGCTCATGATGTTCTCGCACCGCCGCAGCAACAACCTTCAACATTCTACGTCCCTAGTCCAAGTACTGTGAGGACGCCTCCATCACCATCGCCGCCCCGACAAAGTGCAACAATTCGAAGACGGTGTAGTTCTCCTAACGTGTACAGAGCGAAAGAAGTACCTCGAGATCGCACGCCGCTAATAAATCAAGATGATGAAAGTCGAGATGTAGTTGATTATAGTTACGGAATAGAACGTAAGAAAAATGGTAAAGAGATCCGATGTAGGCCTTACAGTGAAAACGTCGAAATGGAAACCATGTACAGAAACGGTTACAACCGACTATCTTCAGAAGCTGCAGAAAGATTGTGGGAAGAGCCTTACAGGTTGCCTCGTGTACAAGTTCGACAAGAACCTATTCAACAGCTGCGCAATTGTGTCGCTGAGCTAAGAGTGAGCTCGACTCCCCGATCAGCCCGACCTCCACCAGCTCCTCCGACGTCCAcacaaaaaactaataaacgACCACCCGCACCTGAACCCCGTGACAGTCACACGTTTGAG GTCCGATTTACAAAGTCAGCGGGCGGCAAAGGGCTCGGATTCAGCATAGTGGGCGGAAAGGACTCACCGCGGGGAGACATGGGCATTTTTGTCAAAACTATCTTTAACAATGGTCAAGCTGCCGAATCTGGTTTGCTTCGTgaag GAGACGAGATAATGTCAGTGAATGGTCGAGGCACAGCCGGATTGACCCACAGTGAAGCCATCAGGCTTTTCAAGGACGTGCGTGCTGGCCCCGTGCTACTGCGGGTGGCTAGGCGGGCCCCGGCACGCTGA